The following proteins are co-located in the Triticum aestivum cultivar Chinese Spring chromosome 1A, IWGSC CS RefSeq v2.1, whole genome shotgun sequence genome:
- the LOC123190404 gene encoding peptide chain release factor 1, mitochondrial isoform X3, whose translation MREMAAEELLEAVEEEKRLQHELFRTLLPKDEADERDCILEVRAGTGGEEASLFAMDIFKMYEKYSQNNGWKFDTIDIMESAVKGYKEASGTISGPGVYGKLKFESGIHRVQRVPVTEKSGRVHTSAVSVAVLPQADEVDVQLRNEDLRIDTYRSGGSGGQSVNTTDSAVRITHLPTGTAVAIQDERSQHQNKAKALKVLRARLYELERHRLHADRSKLRSEQIGSGDRSERIRTYNFPQGRVTDHRVGVTHHSIVDVMEGESLDVFIEALLLQEEMDAIASFAS comes from the exons ATGCGTGAAATGGCAGCTGAGGAGCTCCTTGAGGCTGTTGAGGAGGAGAAACGACTGCAGCATGAGTTGTTCAGAACTTTGCTTCCGAAAGATGAAGCTGATGAGAGGGACTGTATATTGGAGGTGCGAGCAG GAACTGGAGGAGAAGAAGCTTCTTTGTTTGCTATGGATATATTCAAAAT GTATGAGAAGTATTCCCAAAATAATGGGTGGAAATTTGATACTATTGACATAATGGAGTCTGCTGTAAAAGGATACAAG GAAGCTAGTGGGACCATTTCAGGTCCTGGGGTATACGGGAAGCTTAAATTTGAGAGTGGCATTCATAGAGTTCAG CGAGTTCCAGTAACTGAGAAATCTGGACGTGTGCACACTAGTGCTGTATCAGTCGCTGTTCTTCCTCAAGCTGATGAG GTTGATGTCCAACTGCGTAATGAGGACTTGAGAATTGATACCTACAGATCAGGTGGCTCCGGAGGCCAGTCTGTCAATACGACTGATAGTGCTGTTAGGATAACTCATCTTCCAACTGGAACAGCGGTTGCAATACAAGATGAGAGATCACAACATCAG AACAAGGCCAAGGCTCTCAAAGTTCTCCGGGCAAGACTATATGAATTGGAAAGGCATAGGCTCCATGCAGACCGGTCGAAGCTCCGATCAGAGCAG ATTGGAAGTGGTGACAGGTCCGAGCGCATCAGAACATACAACTTCCCACAAGGACGTGTCACCGACCATCGTGTCGGGGTCACGCACCACTCCATAGTGGACGTCATGGAGGGAGAGAGCCTGGACGTCTTCATCGAAGCGCTGCTGCTGCAAGAAGAGATGGACGCAATTGCTTCGTTTGCTTCATGA
- the LOC123190404 gene encoding peptide chain release factor 1, mitochondrial isoform X1, which translates to MQQQIRRCGAVAFAALRRVRHFPHPTVAAAAPPTAAWRRPCTPRPYSTADMSHQLPANLVQIMEQRMRLIEQKSAYLQEQINQPAASPEEYSRANKEFHKLESTIELIKELRSKQKEIEGLTSLVTNSVEEKDMREMAAEELLEAVEEEKRLQHELFRTLLPKDEADERDCILEVRAGTGGEEASLFAMDIFKMYEKYSQNNGWKFDTIDIMESAVKGYKEASGTISGPGVYGKLKFESGIHRVQRVPVTEKSGRVHTSAVSVAVLPQADEVDVQLRNEDLRIDTYRSGGSGGQSVNTTDSAVRITHLPTGTAVAIQDERSQHQNKAKALKVLRARLYELERHRLHADRSKLRSEQIGSGDRSERIRTYNFPQGRVTDHRVGVTHHSIVDVMEGESLDVFIEALLLQEEMDAIASFAS; encoded by the exons ATGCAGCAGCAAATACGGCGATGCGGCGCCGTCGCCTTCGCCGCGCTCCGGCGGGTCCGCCACTTCCCTCaccccaccgtcgccgccgctgcaCCTCCTACGGCGGCGTGGAGACGCCCTTGCACTCCCCGCCCGTACTCCACCGCCG ACATGAGCCACCAGCTGCCTGCAAACCTGGTACAGATCATGGAGCAGAGAATGAGATTGATAGAGCAGAAGAGTGCATACCTCCAGGAGCAAATCAACCAG CCGGCTGCCTCACCGGAGGAATACTCGAGGGCTAACAAGGAGTTCCACAAGCTGGAGAGCACCATTGAATTGATCAAggagctgcgatcaaagcagaag GAAATTGAGGGATTGACATCCTTGGTGACAAACTCCGTTGAAGAGAAAGACATGCGTGAAATGGCAGCTGAGGAGCTCCTTGAGGCTGTTGAGGAGGAGAAACGACTGCAGCATGAGTTGTTCAGAACTTTGCTTCCGAAAGATGAAGCTGATGAGAGGGACTGTATATTGGAGGTGCGAGCAG GAACTGGAGGAGAAGAAGCTTCTTTGTTTGCTATGGATATATTCAAAAT GTATGAGAAGTATTCCCAAAATAATGGGTGGAAATTTGATACTATTGACATAATGGAGTCTGCTGTAAAAGGATACAAG GAAGCTAGTGGGACCATTTCAGGTCCTGGGGTATACGGGAAGCTTAAATTTGAGAGTGGCATTCATAGAGTTCAG CGAGTTCCAGTAACTGAGAAATCTGGACGTGTGCACACTAGTGCTGTATCAGTCGCTGTTCTTCCTCAAGCTGATGAG GTTGATGTCCAACTGCGTAATGAGGACTTGAGAATTGATACCTACAGATCAGGTGGCTCCGGAGGCCAGTCTGTCAATACGACTGATAGTGCTGTTAGGATAACTCATCTTCCAACTGGAACAGCGGTTGCAATACAAGATGAGAGATCACAACATCAG AACAAGGCCAAGGCTCTCAAAGTTCTCCGGGCAAGACTATATGAATTGGAAAGGCATAGGCTCCATGCAGACCGGTCGAAGCTCCGATCAGAGCAG ATTGGAAGTGGTGACAGGTCCGAGCGCATCAGAACATACAACTTCCCACAAGGACGTGTCACCGACCATCGTGTCGGGGTCACGCACCACTCCATAGTGGACGTCATGGAGGGAGAGAGCCTGGACGTCTTCATCGAAGCGCTGCTGCTGCAAGAAGAGATGGACGCAATTGCTTCGTTTGCTTCATGA
- the LOC123190396 gene encoding uncharacterized protein — protein sequence MTRWDEILTLPVQNPTILEFSAADITWSMVEGWKDSMDRLALIPFSRVGDFVRGESNNKACPTRFHVEARRRRSPTMTCKPKVDGILEYILYWCSFGPDDYRKGGAVRPSRSSCGKRKTPAGRPNTKRGCVCHFIVKRLIAEPSLALVIYNHNKHVDKKGTPCHGPMDKMAVGTKAMFAPYISDELLLEVMSLLYVGIPVETIMQRHTEMVEKQGGPSNRDDLLTHRYVRRLERKMRRSVYELDDDDAVSMNKWVENNQDCVFFYEDFSDNDTFVLGIQTDWQLQQMIQYGNRSLLASDSKFGTNKLKYPVHSILVFDQQKNAIPVAWIITPNFTHGEIHRWMGALYDRVRTKDPTWQLGGFIIDDPLTDMRTIREVFQCPVLISLWRVRHAWHKNLMSKCSDFERRSMMAKRLGEAISSICRGNGDIELFQAFLEDFIDCSGFVDYFKALWLPRLGAWTDILKTNPLATAEVASAIERYHHLLKLRLLNEADESIYQRADWLVHKLGTKVHSYCWLDEFSGKDSFSRYWRSEWKTGPNPWQQGLQIPDSDIVIEGNCARVVCQKHKEKSHAILNPGSELALCDCSWSRKGNLCKHAMKSAKVCRDRGLAPPSLALLRYYQALANVVHCPPSDSVICDHAIAVAVSVRTQLDALLSATNGSSPDTSLFKGPQSTSDNEPRELDVREANIENGSEVPADEDSDEDSPACKKRKPRGPSDEDEIATATQVSEAESSQATSIRELDRSQDSPAPQERVRRETSDGYEGTAVMEISDDEEETAAVQITQPSESENSQATCVQEVDRNQDSPARQERGGR from the exons ATGACCAGGTGGGATGAAATTCTCACCCTTCCAGTTCAGAACCCAACCATATTGGAGTTTTCAGCAGCAGATATCACGTGGTCCatggtggagggctggaaggaCTCAATGGACAGGCTTGCACTCATTCCGTTTTCTAGGGTGGGTGATTTTGTCAGAGGAGAATCAAACAACAAAGCATGCCCGACAAGATTCCACGTTGAGGCACGGAGAAGGCGTTCTCCAACCATGACCTGCAAACCAAAAGTCGACGGGATACTTGAGTATATTCT GTATTGGTGTTCTTTTGGTCCAGATGATTATAGAAAGGGTGGTGCTGTCCGGCCTAGCAGATCCTCTTGCGGAAAGAGGAAAACACCCGCTGGTCGCCCTAATACAAAGAGGGGGTGTGTTTGCCATTTTATTGTGAAGCGTTTGATCGCTGAACCATCATTGGCTCTTGTGATATATAACCACAACAAGCATGTAGATAAGAAAGGCACACCATGTCATGGTCCCATGGACAAGATGGCTGTAGGGACGAAGGCAATGTTTGCACCTTACATATCGGATGAATTACTTCTTGAAGTTATGTCTTTGCTCTATGTTGGTATTCCTGTCGAGACCATAATGCAGAGACATACTGAAATGGTTGAAAAGCAAGGAGGACCATCAAATCGTGATGATCTTCTTACTCACAGATATGTTAGGAGGCTGGAAAGAAAAATGCGGCGTTCTGTTTATGAACTTGATGATGACGATGCTGTTAGTATGAACAAATGGGTTGAAAATAACCAGGACTGCGTATTTTTCTATGAAGATTTTTCTGATAATGATACCTTTGTCTTGGGCATTCAGACAGATTGGCAGCTACAGCAGATGATTCAGTATGGCAACCGCAGTTTACTGGCTTCTGATTCAAAGTTTGGAACAAACAAGTTAAAG TATCCTGTACATAGCATCCTTGTTTTCGACCAGCAGAAAAATGCAATTCCTGTTGCTTGGATCATCACTCCCAATTTTACACATGGTGAGATACATAGATGGATGGGTGCTCTATATGATCGAGTTCGTACAAAAGACCCGACGTGGCAGTTGGGTGGCTTCATTATTGATGATCCCTTGACCGATATGCGCACTATAAG GGAAGTGTTTCAGTGCCCGGTGTTGATTTCCTTATGGCGTGTCCGTCACGCTTGGCATAAAAATTTGATGAGCAAGTGTTCAGATTTTGAGAGGCGTTCAATGATGGCTAAACGACTCGGGGAGGCAATATCCAGCATCTGTAGAGGAAATGGTGATATAGAATTATTTCAGGCCTTCCTGGAAGATTTTATTGATTGCTCTGGCTTTGTGGACTACTTCAAAGCTCTATGGCTTCCAAGACTTG GGGCATGGACGGACATCTTGAAGACCAACCCGTTGGCTACTGCTGAGGTAGCTTCAGCAATTGAGAGATACCATCACCTGCTAAAACTTCGGCTGTTGAATGAGGCAGATGAAAGCATCTACCAGCGTGCAGACTGGTTGGTTCATAAGTTGGGTACGAAGGTTCACTCGTACTGCTGGCTGGATGAATTTTCTGGGAAGGACAGCTTCTCTCGTTACTGGAGGAGTGAGTGGAAAACTGGTCCAAACCCATGGCAGCAGGGATTGCAAATTCCGGATTCTGATATTGTAATTGAAGGCAACTGTGCTAGAGTGGTCTGCCAGAAACACAAGGAGAAGTCCCATGCCATACTGAACCCAGGTTCTGAGCTTGCATTGTGTGACTGCAGCTGGTCAAGGAAGGGAAACCTTTGCAAACATGCAATGAAGTCGGCAAAGGTTTGCCGTGACAGGGGATTGGCACCGCCATCTTTGGCGCTGCTTCGCTACTACCAGGCACTGGCAAATGTTGTTCATTGCCCACCCAGTGACTCTGTGATATGCGACCATGCAATCGCGGTGGCAGTTTCTGTGAGAACACAGTTAGATGCGTTGCTTTCCGCCACCAACGGCAGTTCTCCAGATACCTCACTTTTCAAGGGTCCACAATCAACCAGTGACAATGAACCCAGAGAACTTGATGTTCGGGAAGCCAACATTGAAAATGGCAGTGAAGTTCCCGCTGACGAGGATAGCGATGAGGACAGTCCTGCTTGCAAGAAAAGAAAGCCTAGAGGACCATCTGATGAAGACGAAATCGCTACAGCGACGCAAGTTTCTGAAGCTGAGAGCAGTCAAGCAACTTCTATACGGGAACTTGATCGATCTCAGGATAGTCCTGCTCCCCAGGAAAGAGTGCGCAGAGAAACTTCTGACGGGTATGAAGGAACTGCAGTGATGGAAATTTCTGATGACGAGGAAGAAACTGCAGCGGTGCAAATCACACAACCTTCTGAAAGTGAGAACAGTCAAGCGACTTGTGTGCAGGAAGTTGATCGCAATCAGGATAGTCCTGCTCGCCAGGAAAGAGGGGGCAGATAA
- the LOC123190421 gene encoding uncharacterized protein: MKSTLPFTALRRGSWASVVSASASPTTPSSMVLQTALADQTGLLQGWQARIESFLERAEAALSRLSLVAAMLQATLQPLGVAVVDSTEVRGTEPYGCFSPRVWDNSPSVSASSVALPPAVGESIVGLAAPVLQLMPELRDICSNLASPMSLERLEVDSSTTLCKEHVSSLSCEQLKVPKSIVSLVPAVEDVLSVVPRVDDVDVASWLVPVPTSPLVDDNDTKKFNGFYDFLDKWVAHQPTSGKTSDPAKKMPSKEKPKKKKNKKCGAI, encoded by the coding sequence ATGAAATCCACGCTCCCCTTCACTGCGCTTCGCCGTGGGTCTTGGGCGTCTGTGGTTTCTGCTTCTGCTAGCCCGACAACCCCATCTTCTATGGTGCTTCAGACCGCCCTTGCTGATCAGACCGGGTTGCTTCAAGGCTGGCAGGCACGAATTGAGAGCTTCCTGGAGCGGGCAGAGGCTGCTTTGAGTAGGCTCTCCCTTGTGGCGGCTATGTTGCAGGCCACGCTACAACCTCTTGGTGTGGCAGTTGTTGACTCCACGGAGGTCCGGGGGACAGAGCCCTATGGTTGTTTCTCTCCTCGTGTTTGGGACAATTCACCATCGGTGTCTGCTTCTTCCGTTGCGTTGCCTCCCGCAGTGGGCGAGTCCATCGTCGGGCTTGCGGCTCCGGTGTTGCAACTCATGCCCGAGCTTCGGGATATATGTTCGAACCTTGCTTCGCCTATGTCCTTGGAGCGATTGGAGGTGGACTCATCGACGACGTTGTGTAAGGAACATGTTTCATCTCTATCATGTGAGCAACTAAAGGTGCCGAAGTCGATTGTGTCGCTGGTTCCTGCGGTGGAGGATGTTCTGTCAGTGGTTCCTCGGGTCGATGATGTTGATGTTGCCAGTTGGTTGGTGCCTGTTCCCACGAGCCCCTTGGTTGATGACAACGACACCAAGAAATTCAATGGGTTTTACGATTTTCTTGACAAATGGGTGGCTCACCAGCCGACATCTGGCAAGACAAGTGACCCTGCAAAGAAGATGCCAAGTAAGGAGaaaccaaagaagaagaaaaacaagaagtgtGGCGCCATCTGA
- the LOC123190404 gene encoding peptide chain release factor 1, mitochondrial isoform X2, whose amino-acid sequence MQQQIRRCGAVAFAALRRVRHFPHPTVAAAAPPTAAWRRPCTPRPYSTADMSHQLPANLVQIMEQRMRLIEQKSAYLQEQINQPAASPEEYSRANKEFHKLESTIELIKELRSKQKEIEGLTSLVTNSVEEKDMREMAAEELLEAVEEEKRLQHELFRTLLPKDEADERDCILEVRAGTGGEEASLFAMDIFKMYEKYSQNNGWKFDTIDIMESAVKGYKEASGTISGPGVYGKLKFESGIHRVQRVPVTEKSGRVHTSAVSVAVLPQADEVDVQLRNEDLRIDTYRSGGSGGQSVNTTDSAVRITHLPTGTAVAIQDERSQHQVGKPWVSLSSQKITRPRLSKFSGQDYMNWKGIGSMQTGRSSDQSRLEVVTGPSASEHTTSHKDVSPTIVSGSRTTP is encoded by the exons ATGCAGCAGCAAATACGGCGATGCGGCGCCGTCGCCTTCGCCGCGCTCCGGCGGGTCCGCCACTTCCCTCaccccaccgtcgccgccgctgcaCCTCCTACGGCGGCGTGGAGACGCCCTTGCACTCCCCGCCCGTACTCCACCGCCG ACATGAGCCACCAGCTGCCTGCAAACCTGGTACAGATCATGGAGCAGAGAATGAGATTGATAGAGCAGAAGAGTGCATACCTCCAGGAGCAAATCAACCAG CCGGCTGCCTCACCGGAGGAATACTCGAGGGCTAACAAGGAGTTCCACAAGCTGGAGAGCACCATTGAATTGATCAAggagctgcgatcaaagcagaag GAAATTGAGGGATTGACATCCTTGGTGACAAACTCCGTTGAAGAGAAAGACATGCGTGAAATGGCAGCTGAGGAGCTCCTTGAGGCTGTTGAGGAGGAGAAACGACTGCAGCATGAGTTGTTCAGAACTTTGCTTCCGAAAGATGAAGCTGATGAGAGGGACTGTATATTGGAGGTGCGAGCAG GAACTGGAGGAGAAGAAGCTTCTTTGTTTGCTATGGATATATTCAAAAT GTATGAGAAGTATTCCCAAAATAATGGGTGGAAATTTGATACTATTGACATAATGGAGTCTGCTGTAAAAGGATACAAG GAAGCTAGTGGGACCATTTCAGGTCCTGGGGTATACGGGAAGCTTAAATTTGAGAGTGGCATTCATAGAGTTCAG CGAGTTCCAGTAACTGAGAAATCTGGACGTGTGCACACTAGTGCTGTATCAGTCGCTGTTCTTCCTCAAGCTGATGAG GTTGATGTCCAACTGCGTAATGAGGACTTGAGAATTGATACCTACAGATCAGGTGGCTCCGGAGGCCAGTCTGTCAATACGACTGATAGTGCTGTTAGGATAACTCATCTTCCAACTGGAACAGCGGTTGCAATACAAGATGAGAGATCACAACATCAGGTTGGAAAGCCATGGGTTTCCCTTTCAAGTCAGAAAAT AACAAGGCCAAGGCTCTCAAAGTTCTCCGGGCAAGACTATATGAATTGGAAAGGCATAGGCTCCATGCAGACCGGTCGAAGCTCCGATCAGAGCAG ATTGGAAGTGGTGACAGGTCCGAGCGCATCAGAACATACAACTTCCCACAAGGACGTGTCACCGACCATCGTGTCGGGGTCACGCACCACTCCATAG